CCCGCAAGGCCTGCACGACGGCGGCAACTGCGGGGCGGCGCATGGAGTCGGGGCGGAGGACCATCCAGTAGGGCAGGAGCTCCGCGAAGTCCGCTGGCAGGAGCCGCACCAAATCACTGTGCCGATCGGCCATGAAACACGGCAGGAATCCCACGCCCGCCCCGGCACGGGTAGCCTCAACATGCACGAACACATTGGTTGAACTCAGGCCGTCGCGCATGGCTGGGACCAGCCTGCGGGGAGCATCCAGGTCATCCACTTGCAGCATGGAGTCCACAAAGTACACCAGTTGGTGCTGCGTGAGCTCCTCGATGCTGGACGGCGTTCCGTTGTCTTTCAAATAGGCGCGGGACGCGTACATCCCCAGCCGGTACTCGCCCAGCCGGATTGCCTCGGCCCGGTGCACCTGCGGCGTCCCCACCACCACCTCGATGTCCAGGCCCGATCGCTGTTGCAACGCCCGCCGTGTCACAGTGACGATCTCGACGCTGAGTCCCGGATGCTCCATTCTCAAACGGGCCACGGCAGGTGCCGCGATATAGGCGCTGAAGCCATCAGTTGCGGTCATGCGTACGACGCCGGTAATGGGGTCGGGTGCGCGGTCGCTCGGTCCCAGCGCGCCCACCGCCGCTTCGATCCGTTCCGCGACCAGCACCGCTTCCGCTCCCAGCTCCGTTACCTCCCAACCACCAGCCGCGCGCGCGAGGACCCGGCCCCCCAGCGCTTTCTCCAGCGCCGCTATCCTGCGCGAAACGGTGGTGTGGTTGAGTCCCAAGGCTTGGGCCGCCGTCGTAAATTTTCCTGAACGTGAGACGGTAAGCAAGATGAGGAGGTCGTCGGGGTTCGGATTCATATCTGCAATTTTGCACATACTCAGTGCCACTTTGGTCATTGAGTGCGGAAGAATCTGCAGCAATACTCAGTGGAGCATTTCGTGTTGTGGATCACATCACGTTCAAGAGGGTCAAAGAGGACACTGAGGAGATGGATATGAGCGTAGAGCAGCGCTCCGCATCAAGAGCAGGGAAAGGCGCCGGCGAAGGTTCCGGACTCAAGAAGATCGTCGCCGCATCGATGGTGGGCACGGTGGTGGAGTGGTACGAGTTCTTCCTGTACGCCACTGCCGCCACGCTGGTTTTCGGCAAGTACTTCTTCCCGAGCACGGGCAACGAACTGGACGGCATCATCCAGGCCTTCATCACGTACGCCGTTGGTTTCGTGGCCCGTCCGCTGGGTGGCATCGTCTTCGGCCAGATCGGCGACAAGCTGGGACGCAAACCTACCCTGCAGCTGACCATCGTGATTGTGGGCGTCTCGACATTCCTGATGGGCTGCCTCCCCGGCTTCATGGAAATCGGCTACTGGGCACCGGCCATGCTGGTTGCTCTTCGCTTCATCCAAGGCTTCGCGCTCGGTGGCGAATGGGGCGGTGCTGTCCTGCTGGTGGCTGAGCACAGCCCCAACAAGTCCCGCGGTTTCTGGTCATCCTGGCCGCAGGCAGCCGTGCCGGTGGGTAACCTCCTGGCCACGCTGGTCCTATTCGTCATGTCCACCACACTGAGCAGCGAAGCCTTCCTCGGCTGGGGCTGGCGCGTAGCGTTCTGGCTTTCTGCAGTGATCGTGTTCGTTGGCTACTACATCCGCACCCACGTCACCGAAGCCCCGATCTTCCTCGAAGCCAAGGCACAGGTGGAGGAGTCCAAGGCCATCAGCTACGGTGTTGGCGAGGTCATCCGCAAGTACCCCAAGGGCATCTTGCAGGCCATGGGCCTCCGCTTCGCCGAGAACATCATGTACTACCTCGTGGTGAGCTTCGCGATTGTCTACCTCAAGAGCGTCCACAAGTACGACACTTCCTCGCTCCTTCTGGCGCTCCTGATCGCCCATGTGATCCACTTCCTGGTCATCCCGCAGGTGGGACGCCTGGTGGATTCGTGGGGACGCAAGCCCGTCTACCTGGTGGGCGCAATCACCGGCGCAACCTGGCCGTTCTTCGCATTCCCCATGTTCGACACCAAGAACGCCGTAGTGATTGTGCTCGCCGTGACCATCGGCCTGTGCCTCCACGCTTTCATGTACGCGGGGCAGCCGGCCATCATGTCCGAGCTCTTCCCCACCCGCATGCGCTACTCCGGTGTCTCGCTCGGCTCGCAGGTCACGTCCATCTTCGCCGGCTCACTCGCCCCACTGCTGGCGACCCAGTGGCTCAAGGACACCGGCTCATGGGTTCCCACAGCGATCTACCTTGTAGTCGCCTGCGCCATCACCGTCGTCGCCGTTGTTTCACTCAAGGAAACCAAGGGCATCGCGCTGCAAGAGGTGGACGAGGCGGACGCAATCCGGCATGGACTGACTACGTCTTCAGCAGCGAAGGGCTAATTTGATGGACAACTCCTTGAACGGACGCAAAGCACTGGTGACCGGCGGCGCCAGCGGAATCGGGGCCGCCTGCGCCCGGGCGCTCGCCGCCCGCGGAGCGAAAGTAGTAGTGGCCGACGTCGATGCCTCCGGAGCTGCGGCGCTCGCCGATGAGCTGGGCGGCACAGCCTGGACGGTGGACCTGTTGGACGTGGACGCGCTGGCCGCCCTGAGCCTCGACTGCGACATCCTGGTCAACAACGCAGGGATCCAGAAAGTTGCGCCGATAGAGGAGTTCGAACCCGCCGAGTTCCGGCGGATCCTGGCCCTGATGCTGGAGGCCCCGTTCCTCCTCATCAGGGCCGCCCTCCCGCACATGTACGCCAACGGGTTCGGCCGGATCATCAACATCTCGTCGGTCCACGGGCTCCGCGCCTCGGCCTACAAGAGCGCGTACGTGTCCGCCAAGCACGGCCTCGAGGGACTCAGCAAGGTCACTGCCTTGGAGGGCGGCGAGCGCGGGGTCACGTCCAACTGCATCAACCCCGGGTACGTTCGGACCCCCTTGGTGGAACGCCAGATTGCCGATCAAGCCCGGCTCCACGGCATCCCCGAGGCCGAGGTTTTGGCCAAGGTGATGCTGACGGAGTCCGCGGTGAAGCGGTTGGTGGAGGTGGAGGAAGTTGCGTCGTTGGCAGCGTGGATAGCCTCCGACGACGCCGGCATGGTTACCGGTGCGAGCTACACCATGGATGGTGGATGGTCGGCTCGGTAGCCCTGCCGCGCCCACCCTTTCGCCGAGATGGCATTAACTGCCATCTCGGCGCGGGTGCGCTTCAAACGTTTGCTGCGACGCGGGCGTTTGTGGGGTTTTCCACATAGACAACTACAGGTCTGATGTTCGGCCGGGGTCCCTGGAAGAGTAGCTTTATGGGCGGAATTCGGGGATCGCAGGAGGCAGCAGTGGCTTCGCCACTGGCTTTACCAGCCCGTGTCCTGCCTTCTGCACCTCCCGGGGCGGTGGCGTCTGGAGTGGCAGTTAGCGGACGGGGCATCCGGGAGTTCATCCTTGAGCTGGGGTCACGTCAGATCACCGCCGATAGCTCGGCGCTGATTGATGAATTGCGCGATCTTGAGGACCTGAAGTCTGCCATTTCAGCCCGGCAAGCCCGGGTTGCAGTGGCGTTTGATCTGGCGCAGAGGGCCGAGCAGGCCCAGGCCGGGGTTCCCGCGGCAGAGCGTGGCATGGGCGTTGCTGCGCAGGTGGCGTTGGCGCGGCGGGAATCACCGAATAAAGGATCCAGACTCTTTGGCTTTGCCAAAGCGCTTGTCACGGAGATGCCGCGAACCATGGCAGCGCTGGAGTCGGGCCAGTTGAACGAGTGGCGGGCCACGCTGCTCGTGAAGGAAACAGCCTGCCTGTCCGTTGAGGACCGGGCAGCGGTGGACGAGGAACTCGCCCCGGACGCCGGGACCTTCGATGGGACCGGAGACAAGGCCATCATCGCCGCCGCAAAAGCCGCCGCATATCGTCGTGACCCGCGGTCTGTGGCACAGCGAGCCAGCCGTGCAGCTACGGAACGTACGGTCAGCCTCCGTCCTGCGCCGGACACCATGACGTACCTCACCGCACTGCTCCCGGTCGCCCAAGGTGTGGCCGTCTATGCAGCGCTGACCCGGACAGCGGACTCCGTCCGTTCCAGCGGGGACGCGCGGACCCGCGGCCAAGTCATGGCTGACACCCTGACCGAACGCGTTACGGGCACGTCGAGTGGTGTCGCGGGCATCAACCTCAACCTCGTCATGACCGATCGCACGCTCTTTCAAGGGGACCCCGAGCCCGCGCGGCTCGAAGGCTACGGAATCGTACCCGCTGAATGGGCAAGGGCGCTTCTGGTTGAGGAACAATCCGGGTATGAGGATCAGCTTCATTGGAACCTGGAGTCCGCGGACCGCAGCGAATTAAGAGTGCTGCTCCGCCGCCTCTACACAGCTCCCCGCAGCGGCGAGCTCCTGACGATGGACTCAAAAGCACGGTTCTTCCCCCAAAAGTTGAGACGCTTCATCCACATCCGGGACAACACATGCCGTACCCCGTATTGTGACGCGCCCATCCGGCACATCGACCACGTTATTCCCTGGCATTCAGAAGGCAGCACCCACCTCAACAATGGGGCCGGGCTTTGCGGAGCCTGCAACCACACCAAGGAGAATCCGGGCTGGACCGCAAAGAGCATGCCCGGTGACGTGCACACGATCCGTGTCAGCACTCCCACCGGGCATAGCTACAAATCCAAAGCGCCACCGCTGCCGGGGCACAAGTCCACGCGCCTCAGAAACTAGACGCGGCCAGCAAACGACAGCCCGGCCAGCAATCTAGGGTGCCTTCACAATGGGCATTTGCGCGGTCTCGTCCACCAGCTCTGCCCTGAGCAATCCGCCACCGCGGACCCACAGCTTGTAGGCCACGAACAGCAGCACCAGCCAGGTTCCGCCAACGTACAAGGCAACACGCGTGTCCTCGAAGACGCCCAGGATCACGATCACCATGGCCATGAACGCCATGGTGAGAATGGACGCAACAGGCCACAGAGGCGAACCGAATTCCGACGCCGGCAGGCCCTTGCGCTTGATCTCCCGCTTCATGGCGACGTGCGAAGCGAGGATCATCACCCAAACCCACACGGTGGCGAAGGTAGCGATCGAGGCAATGAGCACGAACACGTCCTCCGGAATGACAGCGTTCAATACGACGCCCACCAGCAGGATCCCGCCCATCATCACCACGGTCATCCACGGAACACCATGCCGGGAGATCTTGCTGAAGCTCTTGGGCGCGTGTCCCTGCTGGGCCAGTCCGAACAGGATGCGGCCAGCACCGAAGATGTCGCTGTTGATCGCCGAGAGCGCGGCGGTAATGACCACGGCGTTGAGGATATGCGGGGCGGCCGGGATGCCCAAACCATCGAAGATCTGCACGAACGGACTGCCGCTGCTGCCGATTTCATTCCACGGGAAGATGCTCATCAGCACGCCCAAAGTCAGTACGTAGAACAACAAAACGCGGACGGGCACAGTATTAACTGCTTGCGGGATGACCTTCTTGGGGTTCGTGGCCTCGCCCGCCGTGATACCGATCGTCTCGATCCCGCCAAAGGCAAACATCACGACGGCGAACGCGGCCAGGAGCCCCTCGAAACCATTGGGGAACAAACCGCCGTGATTCACGAGGTTCCCGAGTCCCGGTGCCACGCCACCGCCGTCGCCCGTTTGGAAGCCGAACACGACGATCGCTGCACCGCCGACGATCATGGCGATAATCGCCACCACCTTGATCAGCGAGAACCAGAACTCGAGCTCGCCGAACACCTTCACGCTGAGCAGGTTCATGGCGCCCAGAAACAGGATGATCGCGAGCACCCAGATCCATCTGTCCACCTGTGGGAACCAAAAGCCCATATAGATACTGAAGGCTGTGACATCGGCGATGGCCACGATCGCCATCTCGAACACATAAGTCCAACCGGTCACAAAGCCCGCGAACGGTCCCAGATACTTGGACGCGTACTGGCCGAAGGAGCCCGACACGGGGTGTCGGACAGCCATTTCGCCCAGTGCTCGCATCACCATGAACACGGCCGCGCCGCCGATGATGTAGGCCAGCAGGACGGCGGGGCCGGCTTTCTGGATGGCGGAGGCGGAGCCGTAGAAAAGGCCGGTGCCGATCGCAGATCCGAGCGCCATGAAGCGAATGTGACGGACGTTGAGGCCTCGGCTGAGCGCCGTACCCGCGGCCTGGAGGACAGAGCTCTCCACAGCCAGCTTGGTTTGTTGCATAGTAAAACCTTCTCGTCTTTGGGAGGGGATCGCTATCCAGCAGATCACTTTTGGGCGCCTTGTGATGGGACTCACGGGGCTTTGGTGTCTTTGATCGCAGACAGTCCAGTGGCGTCGATTTTCACCGTGGTAAAAGTCATAGTCTCCGGTCGGATATGATGACCGCGGACAGCTCGTCACCGGTCAGGCATCCCTCGCATCCGCGTCGCCCCCATTGAACTCCGCGCTGCCATCGCATCCGTTACTTGGGGGACTCTTGAACTCTGCATTCCGCACTGCCCGGCGCCGTGTTACTGCTGCCCTTGTTGCCGTTGTAGCTGGGGCTTCTTTGCTCCTCGCTACTCCCGCTCAGGCCTACGAAATTCCAGCTTTTGAAGTTCCGCACGCCGCTCAGGCTCCTGTCCCGTTCGTGGAGCGGGCGACTGATACTGCCGGCGTCGTTGAGCTGTGGAAGACAGGTGGCCCCGCAACCCGTGCCGCCGCTGCTGCGGCTCTTGTGGGCGGGCCGGAGGCGCTGCAGACATTTCTCGACGGCGGACAGGACGTTACGCTGGCCGCGGACCGCAAGCAGCTGGTCACCGAGCTGACGACGCGGGGAAGCGAGAACGTCAGGGAGAGCGCGGTCCGGGTACTGGCCACGAATGACCCCGCTGTGATTGATAGCTTCCTGTCGAGCGGTTGGGCCAAGTCCTGGGAACTTGATTTGCGGATCGCTACGAGCTGGTTCCTCAACTACGAAGGTCCCGTCCGCATGGCTGCTTCCAAGAGCTTGGATCAAGGCGCTGAGGCTATCGAGGGATTCGTTCTCGAGGGCTGGCGTAAGACTGCTCAGGGCCAGGACCGGGAGGCTGTCACACACCTGACAAATTCGCCCATCGCCGGTGTCACTCTCGGAGCCCAAGCGGCTCTGGACACCTATGATCCGGAGGTCCTCGCTACTTTCCTTCGTTACGGCCAGTTTGTTGCTGCCGATCGCGATTCAGAGACGGCAACAGTGACCGGGCTGCTCCAACAAATCAAGTCAGACATCGCAGCCAATCCCAACGGCACCGTAGCGGTCGCTGATCGCGCGAAGGCCGCCGTGGAGAAGGCCAAAAACACAGCATCAGCTGCGAGGGAAGCAGACACGGCCCGATTGATGGCCGACTGGAAATTCCAGACCACACAGGCCGTTCCGCGTGCCATCATCGACGGTGCAAGCATGACCGCTAAGAAGCCGTTTCAAGAAGCTTTTGGAAAAGCAGCCAAAGAGCTTCCCGGGCTTCTCACAACCCTGACGGCGCCCGGTGCCGACCTCGACGCGCTGATCAATGATGCCCGCCAGGCCACCTTGGATCTCGCATTGGTGGGTACGCCTGAGGTTCGGAAAGCCGCGGAGGCTGCGTTGTTAGGTGGCGACGCCGCTATCAAGACTTTCGTTGTCAATGGCCACGACGCTGCACTCTTGCTGGACGAGGCCGCACTGGTTGCCGACCGCCAGCGTGCTTTCCAATACCAAGCCACGGGTGGCAAGTACGTACAGAAGGCTGCCACCGAGGCCGTGAAGTCTGCCAGCCACGCAGACGTCCGTTACTTCCTGGAGTACGGATTTGCTGGTCCGCAGGACCTCGACAACCGCATCCTCGCTTACCAGAAACTGGACGCCGCAGATCTGGAACTGCGGGTAGCCGCCGATGTTGCCTTGGACGGCAGCCGGGCAGATGCGCACGCATTCGCTACGGTTGGTCAGTTTGCAGCCCTTGATCGGGACATGGCCACAAGGGCCCACGTTGCCTCGATCGACGCCATGATCGCCGAGCTTGCCGGCCTGGCAGATACAGCAGCTGTCGATGCCGGCAAGGCCTCCGACGCTGCCAAAGCCGCCGAAGCCGCCCGCCAGGCTGAAGCCGCACGTCAGGCCGAAGCTGCCGCAGAAGCCGCCCGCCAGGCTGAAGCTGCACGCCAAACTGCCGCGGCCAATGCTGGTGTACAGGCCGGGCAGGCTGCAGCCGGCCAGGTTGACGTCTCCCAGCACTCGGGAACCGGAGTAGCCCCGATCGTGGTTCCTTGGCCGCGTGACTACGCTCCCGCCGTCGAGCTTGCCGAAACCGGTACGCCGGCCGAAGCCGTAGAAACCCCCGCAGCCACAGCGTCGGCCGCGCCCAGTATTTCAGTGCCGCCGGCCGCGTCAGCTGCCAAGGATGGCGCCTCGGTTGATTCACAGTCGCAAGAGGCCGCCAGTCCGCTGGCTGCCTCATCCAACGGGATGAGCGGCTGGACCATCGGGCTGATCGTGGCTCTGGTCCTGGCCGCGGCGGGAGCCATTACGTTCCTGCTCAGGCGTAAGGGTGTAGCCCCGACCAAGGGCTAGGGGTCGCAAGCGGGTCCGGTATCCGAGACAGGATCAGTGGTTTCGCATTGTCGGATGCCCTGTCAAGGGTGCACGCTTGAGTACGGGATACCGGACAGCTATGCCCGGTATCCCGTCAGCAGCCCAAGCAGCGAGGAACCATGACAACGACGCCCACCGCACCAGGCAAAGCCACGTCCAAAGTCCCGGCCGCCGAAAATACGCTGCGCATCTTGAAACTGTTGGCTTCGCGCCGCGGTCCCATGGCGGCGTCGAACATTGCAACGGCGCTCGGCCTGCCGCGATCCAGCGTGTACCACTTGCTCGGCGTGATGGAGGCGAATGGCTTCGTCCTGCACCTGCACGAGGAGCAGCGCTACGGACTGGGCATCAGCGCGTTCGAGCTCAGCTCGGCCTACTCGCGGCAGGAACCCTTGTCCCGGCTGGGGCGTCCCATGCTCGCTTCCCTGGTGGACGTGATTGGTGAGAGCGCGCACTTGGCGGTGCTTCACGGCCGTGACGTGCTCTACATTGTGGAGGAACGAGCAAAGAACCGCCCGAGTCTGGTGACCGACGTCGGGGTCCGCCTTCCCAGCCACCTCACGGCGTCGGGCCGCGCGATCCTGGCAGCCCTGCCCAAATCGCAGGTTCGCGCGTTGTATCCAAACGCCGCCGCCTTCACGTCCCGGCACGAGGTGGAGTTCCCCATCATGAAGTACTCCGCGTTATCGTCCCATCTGGACCAGGTGCGGCAACGTGGCTACGCCACCGAGAACGGCGAAATCACGCCGGGATTCGGATCCATCGCCGCCGCTGTGACAGACCACGTGGGATGGCCGACGGCGGCAGTCGCCGTCACGTTCTTGGAGGACAAAGTGCCGGCTGAGCAATGGCCGGTGCTGGCAGCCCGCATCCGGAAAGCCGCTGACGAATTATCGGTGCGAATCCACGGGCGGCCCGGGCAGTAGCGCGCAAACTTCTGTCAGCCCCGTCTCGGCGCGTCGCGCTCGACGAGTTTACGGAAGGTTTCCAGCTCACCTCGGAAGCTGCCCCGGTAGGATCCCAGGGCGAAAAGCCTGCCAAAAATCCCGGCGATGAATCCCCGGGTGACGAACTCCTGGTGGATGCGCGTGCCCTCGCCCTCGGCAGTAAACCTCACGTCGGACTCGCCCTTCAGAATCGCATTGCCGAACCGTGTGCGGATGTGCCGGGGTCTCTCAACTTCAAGGATCTCGGTGGGGCTTGCCATGCGTCCAAACCACAGGGTGTAGCGGCTGCCGGGAACATCGATCGAACCAACGAGGTCGCTCACGCGGGTGACTCCGCCGATCCACTCGGGGTACCGGTCAAGGTCCGTCCAGGTCGCGAAAACGTGCTCGGGTGATGCTGCGACAAGGGTGGAAATGCGGAACGTTGCCATGGGTCCAGCATGCGCTCATTGTCGCGTAAATGCGAGGGGTTGAGCATGTCTGTAATCCCGGACAGCACCACTCCAAATGCCGTTCCTGCCGCTCGCTAAAGGGGCTTTAGTAGAAGCAGAAGATCTTTCCACCACACAGTTCCTACAGACGAAGGAGTCACCATGGCACCCGCCGATTTCACTTCTGGTGCCCGTCCGGTTAAGGCCGCGCGGGGCACTGAGCTTACTGCCAAGTCGTGGCAGACCGAGGCGCCGTTGCGCATGTTGATGAACAACTTGGATCCGGAGGTTGCCGAGCGCCCGGACGACCTGGTCGTTTACGGCGGTACGGGTCGCGCTGCGCGTTCCTGGGCTGCGTTTGATGCGATTACCCGGACGTTGGAGACCATGGAGAAGGACGAAACCCTCCTGGTGCAGTCGGGTAAGCCGGTGGGTGTGTTCCGCACGAATGAGTGGGCTCCGCGGGTGTTGTTGGCGAACTCGAACCTGGTGGGGGATTGGGCGACGTGGCCTGAGTTCCGCCGGCTCGAGGCCGAGGGTTTGATGATGTATGGGCAGATGACGGCGGGGTCCTGGATCTATATCGGTACCCAGGGCATTCTGCAGGGCACGTATGAGACCTTTGCTGCGGTGGGGAACAAGCTGGCCGCGGAGGGACGCCACCCGGCACCCGCGCCGGCTGGTTCCACGGAGGGCCCGTTGGCCGGGACCTTGACGTTGACCGGTGGGTGTGGTGGCATGGGCGGCGCGCAGCCGTTGGCCGTGACGTTGAACGACGGTGCGTGCTTGATTGTTGATGTTGATGAGTCCCGTTTGCGTCGGCGTGTGGGGAAGCGGTACTTGGACGAGGTCGAAACCGATCTGGATGCCGCGATCGCGAAGGTTCAGGCCGCGAAGGATGAGCGTCGTGGCTGGTCTGTCGGGTACGTGGGTAACGCCGCTGAGGTGTTCCCCGAGTTGCTGGCCCGGCACCAGGCCGGGGAGGTTACGTTTGATGTGGTCACGGACCAGACCTCCGCGCACGATCCGTTGTCGTATTTGCCGGAGGGCATCACGGTGGCTGAGTGGCATTCCGAGGCCGAAGCGGATCCGGAAGGGTTCACGAAGAAGGCCCAGGCGTCCATGGCCCGGCAGGTCCAGGCGATGGTGGAGTTCCAGGACGCCGGGGCCGAGGTTTTTGATTACGGTAACTCGATCCGGGATGAGGCCCGCAAGGGCGGGTATGACCGGGCGTTTGAGTTCCCCGGTTTTGTGCCGGCCTATATTCGTCCGTTGTTCTGCGAGGGCTTGGGTCCGTTCCGTTGGGTCGCGCTTTCCGGGGACCCGGAAGACATTGCTGTGACGGACAAGGCGATCAAGGAGTTGTTCCCGGAGAACACGCACCTGCACAAGTGGTTGGATGCTGCGGCCGAGCGGGTGGAGTTCGAAGGCCTGCCGGCACGTATTTGCTGGCTCGGGTACGGCGAGCGCCATAAGGCCGGGCTGTTGTTTAACCAGCTCGTCGCTGAGGGCAAGGTCAAGGCTCCGATCGTGATCGGCCGTGACCACCTGGATTCGGGTTCGGTGGCGTCCCCGTACCGGGAGACCGAGTCGATGAAGGACGGCTCTGATGCGGTTGCTGACTGGCCGCTGCTGAACGCGCTGACCGCTGCATCTTCGGGTGCTACCTGGGTGTCCATCCACCACGGTGGTGGTGTTGGTATTGGCCGGTCCATCCACACTGGCCAGGTTTCCGTCGCTGACGGCACTGAACTGGCAGCCCAGAAACTGGAACGGCTGTTGACCAATGACCCCGGCATGGGCGTCATCCGCCACGCCGACGCCGGCTACGACCGCGCCCTCGAAGTCGCCAACGAACGAGGCGTCCGCATCCCCATGAACGAGAAGTAAGAACATGACCATCACATCGAACGAACAACTCACCGTGACCCTCGGCTCCAGCGGCGTTACCCCGGAGGACGTCGTCGCCGTCGCCCGCCACGACGCCAGGGTGACCATTTCCCAGGAAGCCCTGGACAACGTCGCCAAGGTCCGCGCCCACATTGACGATCTCGCCACCAGCGATGTCCCTGCGTACGGGATTTCCACGGGCTTCGGCGCGCTGGCCAACCGCCACATCCCTAACGATCTCCGCACCCAGTTGCAGAAGTCCCTGATCCGTAGCCATGCCGCCGGCATGGGCCCGGCTGTTGAACGCGAAGTGGTCCGAGGCATCATGTTCCTCCGCGCCAAGACCTTGGCGTCCGGCCGCACGGGCGTCCGCCCCGTGGTCCTGCAGACCATGGTGGATGTCCTCAACGCCGGCATCACCCCGCTGGTCCGCGAGTTCGGTTCGCTGGGCTGCTCCGGCGACCTCGCGCCGCTGTCCCACTGCGCCTTGGTCCTCATGGGCGAAGGCGAAGCAACCGGCCCCGACGGCGAACTGTACGGAACCGCTGGAAAGCCGGCAGTTGCTGAGCTGCTCGCCCAGCACGGCATCGAGCCTGTCACGCTGGCGGAGAAGGAGGGCCTGGCCCTCGTCAACGGCACCGAGGGCATGCTCGGCATGCTGCTGATGGCCATCGCGGACATCCGCTTGTTGCTTGCGACGGCGGACGTCACCGCCGCGCTCAGCGTCGAGGCGCTGCTCGGCACCGACCAGGTGTTCCTGCCGGAGCTCCACGCAGCCCTGCGTCCGCACCCGGGGCAGGCCGCCAGCGCTGACAACATGCTCCGCGTTCTGTCCAACTCGCCGATCGTTGCGTCCCACCGGATCAACGACACCAAGGTTCAGGACGCCTACTCGCTGCGTTGCGCCCCGCAGGTCGCCGGCGCCGTCCGCGACACCGTGGACCACGCCGCGCTGGTTGCATCCCGTGAACTCGCCGCAGCGATCGACAACCCGGTGGTCCTCCCGGACGGCCGCGTCACGTCCAACGGCAACTTCCATGGCGCTCCCGTAGCCTATGTGCTGGACTTCCTGGCCATCGCCGTCGCGGACCTCAGCTCCATTGCCGAGCGCCGCACGGACCGCATGCTGGATCCCGCCCGTTCGCACGGACTCCCGGCCTTCCTCGCTGGAGACCCGGGTGTGGACTCAGGCCTGATGATCGCCCAGTACACGCAGGCCGGCCTGGTTTCGGACAACAAGCGCCTCGCCGTTCCGGCGTCTGTGGACTCCATCCCGAGCTCCGCGATGCAGGAAGATCACGTGTCCATGGGCTGGCACGCTGCCCGTAAGCTGCGCAAGGCCGTGGAGAACCTTCGCCGGGTGCTCGCCGTCGAGCTTGTCACCAGCGCCCGCGCCATTGACATGCGTACGCAGATGTCCGACGGCGAACTCACCCCGGGTCCTGCCGGTACGGCAGTTCTTGAGGTGCTTCGCGAAGTTGTTCAGGGCCCGGGCGCGGACAGGTTCCTGTCGCCGGAACTGGAAGCGGCTGACCGTCTGGTCGGCTCCGGTGCGGTCCGCGCGGCAGCCGAATCCGCCGTCGGGATTTTGGCCTGACGTCGAATAAAACGCTCATTTGATGGGCATATTTGTCACGCCCCGGTCT
This genomic interval from Paenarthrobacter aurescens TC1 contains the following:
- the hutH gene encoding histidine ammonia-lyase (identified by match to protein family HMM PF00221; match to protein family HMM TIGR01225); protein product: MTITSNEQLTVTLGSSGVTPEDVVAVARHDARVTISQEALDNVAKVRAHIDDLATSDVPAYGISTGFGALANRHIPNDLRTQLQKSLIRSHAAGMGPAVEREVVRGIMFLRAKTLASGRTGVRPVVLQTMVDVLNAGITPLVREFGSLGCSGDLAPLSHCALVLMGEGEATGPDGELYGTAGKPAVAELLAQHGIEPVTLAEKEGLALVNGTEGMLGMLLMAIADIRLLLATADVTAALSVEALLGTDQVFLPELHAALRPHPGQAASADNMLRVLSNSPIVASHRINDTKVQDAYSLRCAPQVAGAVRDTVDHAALVASRELAAAIDNPVVLPDGRVTSNGNFHGAPVAYVLDFLAIAVADLSSIAERRTDRMLDPARSHGLPAFLAGDPGVDSGLMIAQYTQAGLVSDNKRLAVPASVDSIPSSAMQEDHVSMGWHAARKLRKAVENLRRVLAVELVTSARAIDMRTQMSDGELTPGPAGTAVLEVLREVVQGPGADRFLSPELEAADRLVGSGAVRAAAESAVGILA